The sequence AGCCTGCAAGCTCTACATCACCAACGGCTCGCGGGTGTGCCCGCGCTACAGCGTCTGCGCCGACCCGGACGTGCGCGGGCTCTCGCCCATCGTCGGCGTGGTCGACGACATGGCGCGGGCCGGCGCGCTGCAGCTGTGGCCGCGACCGCCGGCGCCCGAGTTCGCCGAGATCACCGCGATCCTCGGCGAGGAGATCCACGACATGCTCTGCCGCCGCAAGACGCCGGCGGCGGCGCTGGAAGACGCCCAGGCCCGCGCCGACGCGCTGATGCGCGCGGCCGGGCGCTACTGAGGCCGCAATACGGGAAGGAGAAGACCCATGGATCGCGAACGACTGAAGGGCAAGAACGTGCTGATCACCGGCGCCGCCCAGGGCATGGGCGCGGCGATCGCCGAGCACTACGCGGCCCAGGGCGCGAACGTCTGCCTCGGCGACGTCAACGAGGCGGGCGCGCATGGTGTCGCCGAGCGGATCAACGCCGAGGGCAACGGCCGCGCCATCGCGGTGAAGCTCGACGTGACGAAGCGCGCCGACAACGCCGCCGCCGTGGCCGCGACGGTCGAGGCCTTCGGCTCGCTCAACGTCGCCCTCCTCAACGCCGGCCTGAACAAGCCCAAGTTCTTCATGGACATCGACGAGGAGAACTGGGACCTGATCATGAACGTCAACGCCAAGGGCGTGCTCTTCGGCATGCAGGAGGCGGCGCGCCAGATGATCGCCCAAGGCAAGGAGCACGGGCCCTACAAGATCATCAACGTCGGCTCCATCGCCTCGCGCACCACCTTCGACGACGTGGTGCCCTATTGCTGCTCGAAGCACGCGGTGCTCGCCATGATCACCGGCGGGGCGCGCGCGCTGGTCGACCACAACATCACGGTGAACGGCTACGGGCCGGGCGTGGTGCGCACCGAGCTCTGGGAGCAGCTCGACAAGGACCTCGTCGAAATCGGCAAGTTCGAGAAGCCCGGCGAGTCCATGGACAGCCTCGCGCGCAACATGATCCTGATGAAGCGCTATTCCTACCCCGAGGACGTGGTGGGCACCGCCTCGTTCCTGGCGAGCAAGGATTCCGACTACATGACCGGCCAGCTCATTCTCATCGACGGCGGCATGGTCATGCAGTGACCTGAACGCCCGCGGCGCGCCCGCACGCGCCGCGCTCTCCCCACGATCCGCGAAGCGTCCGCCCAGGGCGGACCACGCGCCCTCGAGACGGGCGCGAAGGAGATCCTCATGCCCGAAACGTCCGCTCTCAGCCCGCGCATCCTCCAGCCCGGCGACCTCGATCCGAACTGGCGCTGGGACCGCCACATCCCCGCGCTCGGCCACACCGCCGTCGATTTCGAGCGGCGCGTCGACCACGATCGCCTGCGCCGCTACCGGCTCTCGCGGGCCCGCCAGGCGCTGAAGAACTCGCCCTGCGGCGCGCTGATCCTGTTCGACGTCAACAACATCCGCTACGTCTCCGGCACCAAGATCGGCGAGTGGGAGCGGGACAAGATGTGCCGCTTCGCGCTGCTCGCCGGCGACGAGGAGCCCTGGGTCTGGGACTTCGGCTCCGCCGCCGTGCATCACCGCGAATATTGCGACTGGCTGAACCCGGACCATTGCCTCGCCGGCGTGGTCGGCATGCGCGGCACGATCCCGCCCTCCTTCGGGCTGATGAAGCGCTACGCCGAGGAGATCGCGAGCCTGATCCGCAAGGCCGGCGTCGGCGACATGCCGGTGGGCCTCGACTACGCCGAGACGGCGATGATGTTCGAGCTGCAGCAGGCGGGGCTCGACATCGTCGACGGCCAGCAGGTCATGCTCGACGCGCGCGAGATCAAGAACGTCGACGAGATCCACCTGCTCAACCAGGCGGCCTCCATGGTCGACGGCGTGTATCACATGATCTGGGAGGAGATGAAGCCGGGCGTGCGCGAGAACGACATCGTCGCGATGGCCAACAAGATGCTCTACGAGATGGGCTCGGACGACGTCGAAGCCATCAACGCCATCGCCGGCGAGCGCTGCAACCCGCACCCGCACAATTTCACCGACCGCTACTTCCGCCCCGGCGACCAGGCCTTCTTCGACATCCTGCAGAGCTACCAGGGCTACCGCACCTGCTACTACAGGACCTTCAACGTCGGCCGCTCCACGCCCGCGCAGCGCGACGCCTACGTCAAGTGCCGCGACTGGCTCGACGCCGCGATCGCCCTGATCAAGCCGGGCGTGGGCACCGACGTCGTCGCCCGCGCCTTCCCCGAGGCGCACGAGTTCGGCTTCCCCGACGAGCTCTCCGCCTTCGGCCTGCAGTTCGGCCACGGGCTCGGCCTCGCGCTGCACGAGCGCCCGATCATCAGCCGGGTCGTCTCGCTGGAGAACCCGATGGAGATCCAGACCGGCATGGTCTTCGCGCTCGAGACCTACTGCCCGGCGACCGACGGCTATTCCGCCGCGCGCATCGAGGAGGAGGTCGTCGTCACCGACAAGGGCTGCCAGGTGATCAGCCTGTTCCCGGCCGAGGAGCTGCCGATCGCCAACCGCTACTGACGCCCGGCGCACCCGAACCCGAGGACGACATGAACGCCACCGACAACACGGCCGAGTACCTGCGCCTCTACGAGCAGATGGCCCGCATCCGCGCCTTCGAGGACAACGCCAACCAGCTCTACCTCTCGGCCAAGATGCCGGGCCTCACCCACATGTACACCGGCCAGGAGGCGGTCGCGGTGGGGATCTGCGAGGCGCTGGAGCAGAGCGACCAGATCACCTCCACCCACCGCGGCCACGGCCATTGCGTGGCCAAGGGCGCGGATTTCAAGGAGATGTTCTGCGAGCTGCTGGGGAAGGCGGAGGGCTATTGCCGCGGCAAGGGCGGGTCCATGCACATCGCCGACCAGGCCAACGGCAATCTCGGCGCCAACGCCATCGTCGGCGGCTCGGCCGGGATCGCCACCGGCGCGGCGCTCTCGGCCAAGCGGCTGGGCAGCGACGCGGTGACGGTGTGCTTCTTCGGCGACGGGGCGCTCGGCCAGGGGCTGCTCTACGAGGTGATGAACATGGCGGCTTTGTGGAAGCTGCCGGTCATCTACGCCTGCGAGAACAACCATTACGGCGAGTACACCCGCACCGACGAGATGGCGGCGGGGGACCTGTGCGCCCGCGCCGCCGCCTTCGGCATCGAGACCCACCAGGTCGACGGCCAGGACGTGCTCGCGGTGAACCGCCTCGCCCGCGATCTCGTGGGCCGCGCCCGCAAGGGCGAGGGGCCGTTCTTCGTGCTGCTCGACACCTATCGCTGGCACGGCCACCACGTCGGCGACATCAACCGCGCCTACTACCGGCCCAAGGACGAGGAAGCGCTCTGGAAGGAGACGCGCGACCCGATCCTCAACTTCGGCAAGTGGCTGGAGGGCGAGGGCATCGTCGGCGCCGACGACCTCGTCGCCATCGGCGAGCGCGTGCGCCGCGAGGCGGAGGCGGCCGTCGCCTACGCCGAGGCCGCCGCCTACCCGCCGGCCCACGAGGTCGACATGCACGTCTACGCCACGCCCGGCACGGCCGACGGACGCCGCGAGGAGCTCCATCATGCGTGAGATCACCCTGGCCAAGGCCGTCAACGAGGCGATCGCCGAGGAGATGCGCCGCGACCCGACGGTCTTCCTCCTGGGCGAGGACGTCGCGGAGGCCGGCACGCCCTTCAAGGTGCTCTCCGGGCTCGTGGAGGAGTTCGGCCCCGAGCGCATCATCGACACCCCGATCTCCGAGCCCGGCTTCGTCGGGATCGCCGTGGGGGCGGCGCTGACCGGCTCGCGGCCGATCGTCGACTTGATGTTCGGCGACTTCCTGTTCCTGGTCATGGACCAGCTCTGCAACCAGGCGGCCAAAGCCCGCTACATGTCCGGCGGCAAGCTGAACGTGCCGATGGTGCTGCGCACCAATCTCGGCGCCACCCGCCGCTCCGCCGCGCAGCATTCGCAGTCGCTCCACGCCCTCGTCGCCCATATCCCCGGGCTGAAGGTCGCGATGCCGTCCTCCGCCTACGAGGCCAAGGGGCTGATGAAGACCGCCATCCGGGACGACGACCCGGTGGTGATCTTCGAGGACAAGCTGATGTACCAGGACAAGGCGCCGGTGCCGGAGGAGGAATACCTCATTCCGTTCGGCGAGGCCGCCGTCCTGCGCGCGGGGCGCGACGTGACGCTGGTGGCCACCTCGTCGATGGTGCAGGTCTCGCTCGCCGCCGCCGAGATGCTGGCGCGCGAGGGCGTCTCGGCCGAGGTGGTCGACCCGCGCACCATCGTGCCGCTGGACGAGGACACGATCCTCGCCTCGGTGCGCAAGACGAGCCGCGCCATCGTCGTCGACGAGGGCCACCGCAGCTACGGCGTCTCGGCGGAGATCGCCGCGCGCATCTCGGAGAAGGCGTTCTACCACCTCGACGCGCCGGTCGCGCGGCTCGCCGCGATGGACGTGCCGATCCCGTTCTCGCCGGCGCTCGAGGACCTCACCGTGCCGACGCCCGACGACGTCGTCGCCGCCGCGCGCCGCATGCTGCGCGGGGAGGTTCGCGATGCCGCATGAGGTGATCATGCCCGCCCTCGGGATGGCGCAGGACACGGGGCTCATCGTCTCCTGGGCCAAGGCGCCGGGCGATGCGATCGCCGCCGGCGAGGTGCTGCTCGAGGTCGAGACCGACAAGTCGACCATGGAGATCGAGGCGCAGTCGGGCGGCTTCGTCGCCGAGATCCGCTCAATCGCCGGCGCCACCGTGCCCGTCGGCGAGGTGATCGCGGTGATCTCCGCCGAGAAGCCCGCAGCGCCGACGGGGCCCGCCGGGGCGTCCGCTGCGCCGGAGGCGGAGCCGGCGGCCGAGCCCGCGCCCGCGGCGAAACCGGAGCCCCCTCCCGTCGCCGCTGCGCTTCCCGCCCCTGTCGACGGCCGCGTGCTCGCCTCGCCGAAGGCGCGGCGGCTCGCCGCCGAGCGCGGGCTCGACCTCGCCGCACTCGTCGCCGAGGGCGCGGGCCAGCCGATCCATGTGCGGGACCTCGACGCGCTCGCCGCGCGGGCCGCGGCGGCCCGGTCGACGATCCCCGCCGCGGCCCCCGCCGCGTCCCCCGTGGCCACCTCCCACGCCGCGCGGCTCGAGGCGCGCGCCCCTGCGGCGGCGCTCGACGCCTTCGCGGCCTGGCTCGCCGCGGAAAACGGCGGCGCGAACCAGCGCGCGGCCGTGCTCGCCGCCTTCGCCGCCGCCGGGCTGCGCGCGGGGCGCGAGGACGCGGGCGCGCTCGTCGTCGCCGTCGAGGCCGCGGACGGCGCGGGTCCCGTCCGCTACATCGATGCCGACCGCGTGCGCCTCGCCGCGCTCGCGCCCTGCGACGCGGACGACCCGGCCGCGCCGGTCCTCACCGTGCGCGACCTCCTCGGCACGCCGATCGTCGCGGCCAGGGCCGGCGGGCTCGCCACGCCCGTCCTCACCCTCGTGCCTGCGGGAGACGCGATCGCGCTCGCCCTCGACTACACGGCAGACAAGCTCGACGACCGCGCGGCGGTCGCGCTCGTAACCGCCCTCGCCGGCCGTTTGTCCGAGCCGCTGCGCCACCTCCTCTGACAGTCTGGATCGCATCATGGACCACACCGACCTCTACATCGACGGCGCCTGGCGCCCCGGCTCGGAGGGCGAGCGCTTCGACGTGATCAACCCCGCCGACGAGAGCGTGCTCGCCTCCGTCGCCTCGGCCACCACCGACGACGCCGACGCCGCGCTCGACGCGGCCGCGCGCGCCTTCGGCCCCTGGGCCGCGCGCACCCCGCGCGAGCGCGCCGAGATCCTGCGCAAGGCCTTCGAGCTGATGAGCGCGCGCCTCGATCATTTCGCCCGGCTGATCACGCTGGAGAACGGCAAGGCCGGCGCCGACGCGCGCGGCGAGGCGGCCTATGCCGCGGAGTTCTTCCGCTGGTTCTCCGAGGAGGCCGTGCGCGCCGACGGGCTCGTCTCCCGCGCGCCGGCCTCGGGCGCGCGCATCCTGGTCCAGCACAAGCCCGCGGGGATCGCGGTGCTGGTCACGCCCTGGAACTACCCGGCCGCCATGGGCACACGCAAGATCGCCCCGGCGCTCGCCGCCGGCTGCCCCGTCGTCATCAAGCCCGCCTCCGAGACGCCGCTGACCATGCTCGCGCTGATGCCGCTGCTCGAGGAGGCGGGCGTGCCGCCGGGCGTCGTCAACGTGCTGCCCTCGCGCCGCACGGGCGCCGTCGTCGATCGCATGCTGCACGATCCGCGCGTGCGGGTCGTGTCCTTCACCGGCTCCACCGGCGTCGGGCGCACGCTCCTGCGCAGCGCCGCCGACCAGGTGCTCAAGCCCGCGATGGAGCTCGGCGGCAACGCGCCGCTGCTCGTGCTGCGCGACGCCGACGTCGACGTCGCGGTCGAAGGGGCGATGCTCGCCAAGATGCGCAATCTCGGCGAGGCCTGCACGGCGGCGAACCGCTTCTACGTCCACGAGAGCGTGGCGGAGGCCTTCGTCGCGCGCTTCACCGAGCGCATGGCGGCCCTCACCGTCGGTAACGGCCTGGACCCGGCGGTGGACGTCGGCCCGCTGGTGAACGCCGACACGCGCGACAAGGTCGCCGCCTTCGTCGAGGACGCGGTGGCCAAGGGCGCACGGGTGCGCCTCGGCGGCCGACGTCCCGACGGGCCGGGCTTCTTCTATCCGCCGACGGTGCTCACCGACGTGCCGGACGACGCCGAGTGCCTGCGCGACGAGATCTTCGGCCCCGTCGCCGCGATCCAGACCTTCAGCGACGAGGAGGACGCGATTCGACGCGCCAACGACACCGAATACGGCCTCGTCGCCTACGTCTTCACCAAGGACATGAAGCGCGGCCTCGGCGTCTGCGAGCGGCTCGACTACGGCATGGTGGGGCTCAACCGCGGGCTCGTCTCGGATCCGGCGGCGCCCTTCGGCGGGGTGAAGCAGTCCGGGCTCGGCCGCGAGGGCGGGCACGAGGGCATGCTGGAATTCATGGAAAGCCAGTACGTCTCGGCGAGCTGGTGAGGAGGACCGCCATGACCGACGTGATCGCCAGCCCCTCCGTGCGGGCCCATGCCGGGAGGAACGGCGTCGATCTCGACGCGCTCGGCCACGAGCTCGGGCGCACCAGCATCGCCCGCGAGGACGTCGACCGGAAGCTGTCGGGCGGCTCCGCGCCCGCCAAGCCGGCCGCCGCTCCCACCGAGGACACGCACGCCCGCCATTGGGCCATCGAGCACGAGGCCTACGGGCCGGCGACCCGCGAGCCGCTCTCGCGCTTCGCCAAGGTCTCGGCGGCGGCGATGGCGGCCGCGCAGGCGCGCATCCCGGCGGTGACCCACCACGACCGCGCCGACGTGACCGCGCTCGAGGCCTTCCGCGCCGCGATGAAGGGCGAGGCCGCCGCCCGCGGCATGCGGCTCACCGCGCTCGCCTTCCACGTCAAGGCGCTGGCGCGCGCGCTGGAGGACTTCCCGCGCTTCAACGCCTCCCTCTCGGAGGACGGCGAGACGCTGATCCTCAAGCACTGGGTCGACATCGGCATCGCGGTCGACGCGCCCCATGGGCTCAGCGTGCCGGTCGTGCGCGGGGCGGATCGCAAGGGCCTGTGGGCGATCGCCGAGGAGATCGCCGATCTCGCGGCGCGCGCGCAGGCGCGCAAGCTGCGCCCCGACGAGATGGGCGGCGCGGGCATGACGATCTCGAACCTCGGCGGCATCGGCGGCAGCGGGTTCTCGCCGATCGTCAACCCGCCGGAAGTGGCGATCCTCGGGCTCACCCGCACCGAGACGGTTCCCGTCTGGGACGGCGAGCGCTTCGTCCCGCGCCCGATGGTCCCGCTCGATCTCAGCTACGACCACCGCGTGATCAACGGGGCGGACGCGGCGCGCTTTCTCGCGCATCATGCGCGCCTCATCGAGGATCCCCGCCGGCTGCTGTAAGCCGGCGCACGCGTACCGAAAGACTCGCTCATGACGATCGCCGCCCTGTTCGACCTCACGGGCAAGACCGCCCTCGTCACCGGCTGCCGACGCGGCATCGGCCGCGCCATGGCGGTCGCGCTCGCGGAGGCGGGCGCCGACGTCGTCGGCGTCAGCGCCGGGCTCGAGCCCGACGGAGGCGACGTCGGCGCGGACGTCGCCGCGACGGGCCGCCGCTTCACGGCCGAGCGCTGCGATCTCGGCGACCGCGCCGCGCTCGACGCCCTGGTCGAGCGCCTCGACGCGGGCCCGCCGATCGACATCCTCGTCAACAATGCCGGCATCATCCGCCGCGCGCCCGCCGCGGAGCATTCGGACGCCGACTGGGACGCCGTTCTCGACGTGAACCTCACCGCGCCCTTCCGGCTGTCCCGCGCCGTGGGCAGCCGCATGATCGCACGCGGGAACGGCGGCAAGATCGTCTTCACCGCCTCGGTCCTGTCGTTCCAGGGCGGCATCCTGGTGCCCGGCTACGCGGCGTCGAAGGGCGCGATCGCGCAAGTGACCAAGGCGCTCGCCAACGAGTGGGCGGGCCACGGCGTCAACGTCAACGCCATCGCCCCGGGCTACATCGCCACCGACAACACGGCCGCGCTCCAGGCCGACGAGGCGCGCACGGCGGCGCTGCTCGCGCGCGTTCCCGCCGGCCGCTGGGGCGCGCCGCGGGACCTCGCGGGCGTCACGGTGTTCCTCTGCTCGCAAGCCGCCGACTTCGTCCACGGCGCCGTGATCCCGGTCGACGGCGGCTGGCTCGCGCGTTGAGAGCAGGCGCGCCGCCCCGTCAGGCGAGGCCCTCGAGCAGCCGCGCCACGGCCTCCGCGCCGGGATCGTTGTGCCCGGCGAGCTTGCCCTCGCCGAGATAGGCCGCGCGCCCGGCCTTGGCGCGGGTGATCGCCGCCGTGCGATCGGCGCCGGCGCGCGCCGCCGCGGCCGCTGCGGGCAGCCCGTTCGGCAAGGCCTCGAGCGCGGGCGCGAGCGCGTCGATCATGGTGCGGTCCCCCGGCTGCGCGCCGCCGACCTGCATGATGCGATCGAGCCCCGCGGAGAGCGCACCGATCCAGCTCTTGCCGGAGGCGGAGGCGTCGCCGGCGGCGGCGAAAAAGATCGCGAGCAGCACGCCCGACGACCCGCCCATCGTCTGCGAGAGCTCGATGCCGATGGCGCGATAGAGCTGCGTCGGGTCGGCGAGGGGCATGCGATCGAGCGAGGCGCGCAGCGCCCGCGCGGCGCCGGCGAGGGTCGAGCCGGTGTCGCCGTCGCCGGACTTGGCGTCGAGCGCGTTGAGGTCCGCCTCCGCCGCGATCAGGAGATCGCAGCAGCGCTCGATCAGGGCGCGGTTCGCCGGGTGCTCGGACGCCATCGGCTGGATCGGCGTGACGCCGTCGGGAATGGGCAGCACCGTCGGCTCGTCGAGCCGGTCGAGGCCCGGCCAGGCCCGCGGGGCGACGGGGGCGTCGAGCGCCTTCATCTGCCCCGCGCCGACCGGCAGGAGCGAGAGCGAGAAGCCGTGCATGTCGAGCGAGGTCATCAGCGGCGCGGGGCCGACGAGCCACTTCACCCGCGCGCCGATGTCGGAGCGGGCGAGCTCCTCGGTGAGGACCGACATCTCGAGCGGCGTCGCCCCGCCCAGATTGTTCATCAGCGCCACGTGATCGCCCGCGCCGAGATGCGGCCGCAGCCGATCGACCACCATCGCCATCGCGGCGCGCGCGCCGGCGAACTCCACCTGCTCGATGCCGGCCTCGCCGTGGATGCCGAGGCCGAGCTCGGCCTTGCCGAAGGCGATCCGGTCCTCCTTGGGCGAGCCCGGCACGGTGCAGGTGTCGAGCGACATGCCGATGGAGATCGCGCCGTCGATGACGCGCTGCGCCGCCGCGGCGACGGTCTCGAGATCGGCGCCCTCCTCGGCGAGCGCGCCGGCGATCTTGTGCACGAACAGCGTGCCGGCCACGCCGCGCGCCTGCGGCAGGTCGGGGAGCGCCACGTCGTCGTCGACGATCACCATGGCGACGTTGAGCCCGAAGGCGCGGGCGCGCTCGGCGGCGAGGCCGAAGTTCAGCCGATCGCCCGTGTAGTTCTTGACGACGAGCAGGCAGCCGGACTTGCCGGTCACGGCGAGGATGCCGGCGAGGACGGCGTCGACCGAGGGCGAGGCGAAGACGTCGCCGCATACGGCCGCCGTCAGCATGCCGCGCCCGACGAAGCCCGCATGGCTCGGTTCGTGCCCGGAGCCGCCGCCGGAGACCAGCGCGACCTTCGAGCGGTCCCAGTCGGTGCGCACCACGACCTTCACATGCGGATAGCCGTCGAGCCGCGCCAGCCGGCCGGAGGAGGCCCGCACCAGGCCGTCGATCGCCTCGGTGACGAGGGTGTCCTTGCTGTTGATGAATTGCTTCACGGTCTCACCTCCCGGACGGGACGCGCGCGCC comes from Salinarimonas sp. and encodes:
- a CDS encoding Xaa-Pro peptidase family protein, with amino-acid sequence MPETSALSPRILQPGDLDPNWRWDRHIPALGHTAVDFERRVDHDRLRRYRLSRARQALKNSPCGALILFDVNNIRYVSGTKIGEWERDKMCRFALLAGDEEPWVWDFGSAAVHHREYCDWLNPDHCLAGVVGMRGTIPPSFGLMKRYAEEIASLIRKAGVGDMPVGLDYAETAMMFELQQAGLDIVDGQQVMLDAREIKNVDEIHLLNQAASMVDGVYHMIWEEMKPGVRENDIVAMANKMLYEMGSDDVEAINAIAGERCNPHPHNFTDRYFRPGDQAFFDILQSYQGYRTCYYRTFNVGRSTPAQRDAYVKCRDWLDAAIALIKPGVGTDVVARAFPEAHEFGFPDELSAFGLQFGHGLGLALHERPIISRVVSLENPMEIQTGMVFALETYCPATDGYSAARIEEEVVVTDKGCQVISLFPAEELPIANRY
- a CDS encoding SDR family oxidoreductase, producing MDRERLKGKNVLITGAAQGMGAAIAEHYAAQGANVCLGDVNEAGAHGVAERINAEGNGRAIAVKLDVTKRADNAAAVAATVEAFGSLNVALLNAGLNKPKFFMDIDEENWDLIMNVNAKGVLFGMQEAARQMIAQGKEHGPYKIINVGSIASRTTFDDVVPYCCSKHAVLAMITGGARALVDHNITVNGYGPGVVRTELWEQLDKDLVEIGKFEKPGESMDSLARNMILMKRYSYPEDVVGTASFLASKDSDYMTGQLILIDGGMVMQ
- a CDS encoding NAD-dependent succinate-semialdehyde dehydrogenase, encoding MDHTDLYIDGAWRPGSEGERFDVINPADESVLASVASATTDDADAALDAAARAFGPWAARTPRERAEILRKAFELMSARLDHFARLITLENGKAGADARGEAAYAAEFFRWFSEEAVRADGLVSRAPASGARILVQHKPAGIAVLVTPWNYPAAMGTRKIAPALAAGCPVVIKPASETPLTMLALMPLLEEAGVPPGVVNVLPSRRTGAVVDRMLHDPRVRVVSFTGSTGVGRTLLRSAADQVLKPAMELGGNAPLLVLRDADVDVAVEGAMLAKMRNLGEACTAANRFYVHESVAEAFVARFTERMAALTVGNGLDPAVDVGPLVNADTRDKVAAFVEDAVAKGARVRLGGRRPDGPGFFYPPTVLTDVPDDAECLRDEIFGPVAAIQTFSDEEDAIRRANDTEYGLVAYVFTKDMKRGLGVCERLDYGMVGLNRGLVSDPAAPFGGVKQSGLGREGGHEGMLEFMESQYVSASW
- a CDS encoding alpha-ketoacid dehydrogenase subunit beta, with translation MREITLAKAVNEAIAEEMRRDPTVFLLGEDVAEAGTPFKVLSGLVEEFGPERIIDTPISEPGFVGIAVGAALTGSRPIVDLMFGDFLFLVMDQLCNQAAKARYMSGGKLNVPMVLRTNLGATRRSAAQHSQSLHALVAHIPGLKVAMPSSAYEAKGLMKTAIRDDDPVVIFEDKLMYQDKAPVPEEEYLIPFGEAAVLRAGRDVTLVATSSMVQVSLAAAEMLAREGVSAEVVDPRTIVPLDEDTILASVRKTSRAIVVDEGHRSYGVSAEIAARISEKAFYHLDAPVARLAAMDVPIPFSPALEDLTVPTPDDVVAAARRMLRGEVRDAA
- a CDS encoding dihydroxyacetone kinase subunit DhaK; translation: MKQFINSKDTLVTEAIDGLVRASSGRLARLDGYPHVKVVVRTDWDRSKVALVSGGGSGHEPSHAGFVGRGMLTAAVCGDVFASPSVDAVLAGILAVTGKSGCLLVVKNYTGDRLNFGLAAERARAFGLNVAMVIVDDDVALPDLPQARGVAGTLFVHKIAGALAEEGADLETVAAAAQRVIDGAISIGMSLDTCTVPGSPKEDRIAFGKAELGLGIHGEAGIEQVEFAGARAAMAMVVDRLRPHLGAGDHVALMNNLGGATPLEMSVLTEELARSDIGARVKWLVGPAPLMTSLDMHGFSLSLLPVGAGQMKALDAPVAPRAWPGLDRLDEPTVLPIPDGVTPIQPMASEHPANRALIERCCDLLIAAEADLNALDAKSGDGDTGSTLAGAARALRASLDRMPLADPTQLYRAIGIELSQTMGGSSGVLLAIFFAAAGDASASGKSWIGALSAGLDRIMQVGGAQPGDRTMIDALAPALEALPNGLPAAAAAARAGADRTAAITRAKAGRAAYLGEGKLAGHNDPGAEAVARLLEGLA
- a CDS encoding thiamine pyrophosphate-dependent dehydrogenase E1 component subunit alpha gives rise to the protein MNATDNTAEYLRLYEQMARIRAFEDNANQLYLSAKMPGLTHMYTGQEAVAVGICEALEQSDQITSTHRGHGHCVAKGADFKEMFCELLGKAEGYCRGKGGSMHIADQANGNLGANAIVGGSAGIATGAALSAKRLGSDAVTVCFFGDGALGQGLLYEVMNMAALWKLPVIYACENNHYGEYTRTDEMAAGDLCARAAAFGIETHQVDGQDVLAVNRLARDLVGRARKGEGPFFVLLDTYRWHGHHVGDINRAYYRPKDEEALWKETRDPILNFGKWLEGEGIVGADDLVAIGERVRREAEAAVAYAEAAAYPPAHEVDMHVYATPGTADGRREELHHA
- a CDS encoding SDR family NAD(P)-dependent oxidoreductase codes for the protein MAALFDLTGKTALVTGCRRGIGRAMAVALAEAGADVVGVSAGLEPDGGDVGADVAATGRRFTAERCDLGDRAALDALVERLDAGPPIDILVNNAGIIRRAPAAEHSDADWDAVLDVNLTAPFRLSRAVGSRMIARGNGGKIVFTASVLSFQGGILVPGYAASKGAIAQVTKALANEWAGHGVNVNAIAPGYIATDNTAALQADEARTAALLARVPAGRWGAPRDLAGVTVFLCSQAADFVHGAVIPVDGGWLAR
- a CDS encoding biotin/lipoyl-containing protein; translated protein: MPHEVIMPALGMAQDTGLIVSWAKAPGDAIAAGEVLLEVETDKSTMEIEAQSGGFVAEIRSIAGATVPVGEVIAVISAEKPAAPTGPAGASAAPEAEPAAEPAPAAKPEPPPVAAALPAPVDGRVLASPKARRLAAERGLDLAALVAEGAGQPIHVRDLDALAARAAAARSTIPAAAPAASPVATSHAARLEARAPAAALDAFAAWLAAENGGANQRAAVLAAFAAAGLRAGREDAGALVVAVEAADGAGPVRYIDADRVRLAALAPCDADDPAAPVLTVRDLLGTPIVAARAGGLATPVLTLVPAGDAIALALDYTADKLDDRAAVALVTALAGRLSEPLRHLL
- a CDS encoding 2-oxo acid dehydrogenase subunit E2 — protein: MTDVIASPSVRAHAGRNGVDLDALGHELGRTSIAREDVDRKLSGGSAPAKPAAAPTEDTHARHWAIEHEAYGPATREPLSRFAKVSAAAMAAAQARIPAVTHHDRADVTALEAFRAAMKGEAAARGMRLTALAFHVKALARALEDFPRFNASLSEDGETLILKHWVDIGIAVDAPHGLSVPVVRGADRKGLWAIAEEIADLAARAQARKLRPDEMGGAGMTISNLGGIGGSGFSPIVNPPEVAILGLTRTETVPVWDGERFVPRPMVPLDLSYDHRVINGADAARFLAHHARLIEDPRRLL